Proteins from a single region of Penaeus monodon isolate SGIC_2016 chromosome 12, NSTDA_Pmon_1, whole genome shotgun sequence:
- the LOC119579544 gene encoding uncharacterized protein LOC119579544 codes for MWAALVLVMAAWVPVAPYSFGGLDPSEVLFENLEAEELDTLLDSAIENLQRDIIAIYEDQLRLHHRNVRNLHRRRRSTEDLAPPYLDQEYWHSYYYDLDVNNRQMLTVNNITAQMDPGTLNISDVFAVNVRDMPFIYRSDSGMGYATQAEKMEPLYLTNSWTNSRAGCRCDVDGSMDCACCRAGGCQCRQSEGHSGSACVKCGEESQNLKCIEAEPEHLFVDAAVGFEHYNSYFDVEDGLMKNVIIAHGNTVSLYRVGLDSLEKMNEMVSLSSVSLSEKAKDLGYGEVYLNHGGRHEKLRFLVVFCENSELHKVFMITFHNTEPFLGLSTTWSSEGTEMQSWQSGTRFMLGVLNETSLHIHELVVTDIYDQAIRYVQELSLEEEIISWKSYRAGAWDYLLLASRNLVRVFVQLGTYYEPLQDLLPAAGMTHFEGIVPLTIPHYQGKFLLLAGSGSQTVAYAFKGPQHARGEVYAALRQQLDTVFAGDLGVVIKDWDLGSLHSQNSSMMILPGESGLVRVSLDLKLVEVADPVKLQTLEMQQTIDELEALHMNQIFIMDLAEDRLAHSVEGQTEISGEITIRDINVDIKLETSTMSSTTITIHRQDANDTAREQMYDDYIQEIADVENRLIDLDSQLTTLNNTLDDAVSIHGSERVVEGSKTVMQGGLSAGSLFAQQATLQDPVDVSGEHYPLTQTLLSIVRVNDSRKISGKKTFTSGLNITHLNASFLDDIFVDDILTTSGSQQVSGTVIMNTLRAHTITLPDGGTVGSVDLSEELVLLDGDATLDQCVFGSGAVVRGNIELLSSILSDTNVTHLFEDSLRVSGGSVSGTLLFSGVLSVEQLEAGAIMGVNTSEFMSSTVFVNKPATLEGVLSLPLQVTVENDLLIKGLVNGEPFPGDDFLLKTTNTTLNFGSKSFHNVSFGTVSLLPGAKVDGLDTSSLVTLDTPQDITGRKVFTQGIEILGDLDIDMKRIDGVNLDELNASLSSSSHLEDLMIDLVFEQPVQVPTLSYGGSLNGLDLIEIANDVVYDDEPLAVLSGLKSFTGGVLEIASADFESTFNGHKFEDIVTTSSASTITGKTTFEDHVAFNSLQVNGTVDGVNLEHFVNSSLYLDKSGQIVTGKKTFTDLLFAEELNVTGKVSGVDFTRVFTKTGNQTFTAPQSFNYATFSDIETQQIDLSEGFTVNGIDISELNDIRVSLKNHTEHSGELIVNNTVSVLSSFVAGMINGYNIWSLKEDIVTDKGSSEIFSDLIFSDLHILGPVTTEDKVGANGLNISDIDGNAVSLTSNNTMTGSATWSDLDLQGDITVEGLVNKHNLQALSNNSVFRYTDTSQNITDTKTFMNGFHVNGNINAGTTNGVDLSTKLLTLHTDQNITGAYTFHNLEAKKNLTLEYFNGIQLDDIAAIALKNLGNHSIVNINFHKEVNVSHLDLKGAVNNLSVDEVLSDAVSLQDPNVAITGKKNFTSSTTFSNINLINLNDRNFDDFLSHSILRSSPSANFTSDITVNGTMTATSVVSSSIDVQGTIDEIDHRYLLENAVYVNQDYHFNKSILFSGNISSFDNINVTSLNGADLMTEYLLVSRSQNFTREVTLNNIITTNVSVEGKVNGYYLPDEVLTTMKQIPGQTVTGSMTIATPVEVLKQVHVTGLTGNQENWIDLSEQVVYLNDSAEIQGSLTFSKPLRAAHVSSSSSVLGGVDVQELFTKAWYVDAPALITADLSFMAPVQLLDGLACKVEQTAEGICKLLNDTEAALSRFNALQDMMKTDFAEQCPSATQMFTKLENSISEGDHFVSVREASTPFAHHASTSFTVSNTSYVVMSWEGRCDSTLFEFDSSSGALEPLQTLHESGYGHDWLFIETIEQAFVVMSASDENNSCSQSNTVVFEMIDGQLVTYQELNAGDRLTKTYARNGDLKLSIYSAARSWVYLFNAATRLFEEIDSVDRQYDVTTSLTTQDGVSVLFWSAGGLGSVQVEGFVERAAAVDVARVEDAVLVEQHGHVFLVAAVTQSITTGDTHHVELYSVDIAKGEVSWHDSIQLSTPASVTALHAGREASGSAVVLAVQEDRFPVVYTILGERLRQMTELSTPRVRWSLFINVPGPAFPAVPRHYLLLGQEGNATVLARLEMLGRAVPKHDLTCDLSSLTDLESFSNLDAIRSL; via the exons ATGTGGGCGGCCTTGGTCCTCGTGATGGCAGCCTGGGTTCCAGTCGCCCCCTATTCCTTCGGGGGTTTGGATCCTTCGGAAGTCCTGTTCGAAAACCTGGAAGCTGAGGAG TTGGACACGCTTCTCGACTCTGCCATCGAGAACCTGCAGAGGGATATCATCGCCATTTACGAAGACCAACTCCGCCTCCACCACCGTAATGTGCGCAATCTCCACCGGCGCCGAAGGAGCACCGAAGACCTTGCCCCTCCTTACCTCGACCAAGAATACTGGCACAGCTACTACTATGACCTGGACGTAAACAACAGGCAAA TGCTGACAGTCAACAACATCACCGCCCAGATGGACCCTGGCACCCTGAACATAAGTGACGTCTTTGCTGTTAATGTGCGGGACATGCCCTTTATATATCGG AGCGACTCGGGAATGGGTTATGCCACCCAAGCCGAAAAGATGGAACCGCTTTACCTTACGAACAGCTGGACCAATAGTCGGGCTGGATGTCGCTGCGACGTCGATGGATCCATG gattGCGCTTGCTGCAGAGCGGGTGGGTGTCAGTGTCGCCAGTCGGAGGGCCACTCGGGGTCAGCTTGTGTCAAGTGCGGCGAGGAATCACAAAACCTCAAGTGTATCGAAGCAG AACCGGAGCATTTATTTGTCGACGCAGCTGTGGGCTTCGAGCACTACAACTCTTACTTCGACGTGGAGGATGGCCTCATGAAGAATGTTATCATAGCCCATGGGAATACCGTGTCGCTGTACAGAGTT GGCTTAGATTCGCTGGAAAAGATGAACGAAATGGTAAGCTTGAGCTCTGTGAGCCTTAGCGAGAAAGCCAAAGACCTGGGTTACGGCGAGGTCTACCTGAATCACGGCGGCCGTCACGAGAAGCTCCGATTCCTCGTGGTCTTCTGCGAAAACAGCGAACTACACAAAGTCTTCATGATCACCTTTCATAACACGGAGCCGTTTTTAGG TTTGTCTACGACCTGGAGTTCAGAAGGTACCGAGATGCAGTCGTGGCAAAGCGGCACGCGTTTTATGCTGGGGGTCTTGAACGAAACTAGTCTACACATTCACGAACTTGTG GTAACCGACATATATGATCAAGCGATTCGTTACGTGCAAGAACTGAGCTTAGAGGAAGAGATTATATCGTGGAAGAGTTACCGCGCGGGTGCCTGGGACTACCTGTTGCTCGCCTCCCGCAACCTCGTCCGCGTCTTCGTGCAACTGGGGACTTACTATGAGCCACTGCAGGACCTGTTGCCGGCTGCCGGGATGACCCATTTTGAAGGGATTGTGCCCCTCACT ATCCCGCATTACCAAGGCAAGTTCTTACTGCTCGCCGGGTCCGGAAGCCAAACGGTCGCTTATGCGTTCAAGGGCCCCCAACACGCAAGAGGCGAAGTGTACGCTGCTCTACGACAGCAATTGGACACG GTCTTTGCCGGAGATTTGGGCGTGGTGATCAAAGACTGGGATTTGGGGAGCTTGCACTCTCAGAATTCTTCGATG ATGATCTTACCAGGTGAGTCCGGCCTCGTCCGCGTAAGTCTTGATCTCAAGTTGGTTGAAGTTGCAGACCCTGTCAAGTTGCAAACACTCGAAATGCAACAAACCATTGATGAATTAGAG GCTTTACACATGAACCAGATATTTATCATGGATTTGGCGGAGGACCGGCTAGCGCACTCTGTGGAGGGCCAGACCGAAATCAGCGGCGAGATCACCATTCGCGACATAAACGTGGATATT AAACTCGAGACCTCAACAATGAGTTCAACCACGATCACCATCCACCGCCAAGACGCCAACGATACTGCAAGAGAACAGATGTATGACGATTACATACAGGAGATCGCGGACGTAGAAAACAGGTTGATTGATTTAGATTCGCAGTTGACGACTCTGAACAACACTCTTGATG ATGCAGTAAGTATTCACGGCAGCGAGCGTGTTGTGGAGGGTTCAAAGACTGTAATGCAAGGTGGGCTGTCAGCAGGCAGTCTGTTCGCTCAGCAGGCAACACTGCAGGACCCTGTAGACGTCTCTGGTGAACACTACCCCCTCACACAGACGCTGCTTAGTATTGTCCG GGTAAACGATTCGCGCAAGATCTCTGGCAAGAAAACCTTTACATCTGGACTGAACATAACTCACCTCAATGCAAGCTTTCTGGACGATATTTTCGTGGATGATATTTTAACAACTTCCGGCTCGCAGCAGGTGTCTGGTACAGTTATTATGAACACCCTTCGAGCACATACTATCACCCTTCCTGATGGTGGAACTGTTGGAAGCGTTGATCTGTCGGAAGAATTGGTTCTTCTTGATGGAGATGCCACATTAG ACCAGTGCGTATTCGGAAGTGGTGCTGTAGTGAGAGGAAATATAGAATTGCTTTCGAGCATACTCAGTGATACGAACGTCACTCATCTGTTTGAAGATTCCCTCCGTGTGTCTGGTGGCTCCGTATCGGGCACCTTGCTCTTCAGTGGAGTCTTGTCAGTGGAGCAACTTGAGGCCGGAGCCATAATGGGAGTTAATACTTCAGAGTTCATGTCCTCAACTGTCTTCGTAAACAAACCAGCCACTTTGGAAGGAGTCCTTTCTCTGCCTTTGCAAGTGACTGTAGAGAATGACTTGCTAATTAAAGGCTTAGTAAATGGAGAACCTTTCCCTGGTGATGACTTCCTTTTGAAGACGACAAATACGACCCTAAACTTTGGGTCAAAGAGCTTCCATAATGTGAGCTTTGGAACAGTGAGTCTCTTACCGGGAGCAAAGGTGGATGGCTTGGACACGAGTAGTCTGGTCACTCTTGACACTCCTCAGGATATCACAGGAAGGAAGGTCTTTACTCAAGGAATAGAAATTCTGGGAGACCTAGATATTGACATGAAAAGAATCGATGGAGTGAATCTAGACGAGCTGAATGCAAGTCTCTCCAGCTCTTCGCATCTGGAAGACCTGATGATAGACTTGGTGTTTGAGCAGCCAGTTCAGGTCCCAACTTTGTCTTACGGGGGAAGCTTAAATGGGCTGGACTTGATAGAGATTGCCAATGACGTTGTGTACGATGATGAACCTTTGGCTGTCTTATCAGGCTTAAAGTCATTCACTGGAGGAGTGCTGGAAATTGCAAGTGCTGACTTTGAAAGCACTTTCAACGGCCACAAATTCGAAGATATTGTGACGACCAGTAGTGCCAGTACAATAACAGGGAAGACAACCTTTGAAGATCATGTTGCATTCAATTCGTTACAAGTGAATGGTACAGTAGATGGTGTCAACTTGGAGCACTTTGTAAACTCGTCCCTGTACTTGGACAAATCAGGGCAGATTGTTACAGGAAAGAAAACATTCACAGATCTATTATTTGCTGAAGAATTAAATGTGACCGGGAAAGTGTCTGGTGTCGATTTTACGAGGGTCTTCACCAAGACAGGCAACCAAACATTTACTGCCCCTCAGTCATTCAACTATGCTACTTTCAGTGATATTGAAACCCAGCAGATAGACCTTTCGGAAGGTTTCACGGTGAATGGTATTGACATCTCTGAACTGAATGACATTCGTGTTAGTCTGAAGAACCACACTGAGCATTCTGGTGAACTGATCGTGAACAATACGGTTTCAGTTTTGAGCTCTTTCGTGGCAGGCATGATAAATGGTTACAATATCTGGAGTCTGAAGGAGGATATTGTTACTGACAAAGGGTCCTCGGAAATATTCTCTGATCTGATTTTCAGTGACTTGCACATACTGGGACCTGTTACGACTGAAGATAAAGTTGGTGCTAATGGTCTAAACATTAGTGATATTGATGGAAATGCTGTTAGTCTCACCTCCAATAACACAATGACTGGCAGTGCAACGTGGTCTGATCTAGACCTTCAAGGTGACATAACTGTGGAAGGACTTGTCAACAAACATAATCTACAAGCATTAAGTAACAACAGTGTCTTCAGGTATACAGACACTTCTCAGAATATCACAG ACACAAAGACCTTTATGAATGGTTTTCATGTAAATGGCAATATCAACGCAGGAACGACCAACGGTGTAGATCTGAGTACGAAACTTCTCACTCTTCATACAGACCAAAACATCACGGGTGCTTACACCTTCCATAACTTGGAAGCCAAAAAGAATTTGACTCTTGAATATTTCAATGGAATCCAACTAGATGACATAGCAGCTATAGCTCTGAAAAATCTTGGTAACCACAGTATTG TGAATATAAATTTCCACAAGGAAGTAAATGTAAGCCACCTCGATCTGAAAGGTGCTGTAAACAACTTAAGCGTCGATGAAGTGTTGAGCGATGCAGTATCATTGCAAGACCCCAATGTGGCCATAACGGGAAAGAAGAATTTCACGTCAAGCACGACCTTCAGTAACATCAACTTGATTAATCTCAACGACAGAAATTTCGACGACTTTTTGAGCCACTCGATACTTAGGTCAAGTCCAAGTGCCAACTTTACTTCTGATATCACTGTTAATGGTACTATGACCGCAACTTCGGTTGTCTCCTCTTCCATAGATGTTCAG GGTACAATTGATGAAATCGATCACCGATATTTGCTAGAAAATGCCGTTTATGTTAACCAAGACTACCATTTCAACAAGTCCATC TTGTTCTCTGGGAATATATCCTCCTTCGATAACATCAACGTGACCTCCCTGAACGGAGCAGACCTCATGACGGAGTACCTACTTGTCTCACGGAGCCAGAACTTCACGAGGGAAGTGACGCTGAACAACATTATCACGACAAACGTCTCCGTTGAAGGGAAGGTTAACGGGTATTACTTGCCTGACGAAGTACTGACCACCATGAAG CAAATTCCAGGGCAGACCGTGACAGGTTCCATGACTATAGCGACCCCTGTGGAGGTCCTGAAACAGGTTCATGTTACAGGACTGACTGGAAATCAGGAAAATTGGATTGACTTGTCTGAGCAAGTCGTCTACCTCAATGACAGCGCCGAAATCCAAG GCTCTCTAACCTTCAGCAAGCCACTCCGGGCAGCCCACGTGTCCAGTTCCAGCAGTGTGTTGGGCGGGGTGGACGTTCAAGAACTCTTTACCAAGGCCTGGTACGTCGACGCCCCCGCTCTTATCACTGCGGATCTGAGCTTCATGGCGCCTGTTCAGCTCTTG GACGGGCTCGCCTGTAAGGTCGAACAAACAGCCGAAGGAATCTGCAAGCTTCTGAATGACACTGAAGCCGCTCTCTCAAGGTTCAACGCATTGCAAGATATGATGAAG ACGGACTTCGCGGAGCAGTGTCCCTCGGCGACGCAGATGTTCACGAAGCTGGAGAATTCGATCTCCGAGGGCGACCACTTCGTCTCCGTTCGCGAGGCCTCGACGCCCTTCGCCCACCACGCCTCGACGTCCTTTACC GTCTCCAACACGTCTTACGTCGTCATGAGTTGGGAAGGACGATGCGATTCCACTTTATTCGAGTTCGATTCCTCTTCGGGCGCCCTTGAACCCCTTCAGACACTCCACGAGTCTGGGTACGGGCATGATTGGCTCTTTATTGAAACCATTGAACAG GCGTTCGTGGTCATGTCAGCATCCGATGAAAACAACAGCTGTAGTCAAAGCAACACAGTCGTTTTCGAAATGATAGATGGGCAGCTTGTC ACTTACCAAGAGCTGAACGCAGGAGACAGGCTTACAAAAACGTACGCCAGGAACGGCGACCTGAAGCTGAGCATTTATTCCGCCGCACGAAGCTGGGTTTATCTTTTCAACGCTGCAACTCGCCTCTTCGAAGAGATTGATTCCGTGGACCGGCAATACG ACGTAACGACGAGCCTAACGACGCAGGACGGTGTCTCGGTCCTGTTCTGGAGCGCGGGCGGCCTCGGGTCCGTCCAAGTGGAGGGCTTCGTCGAGCGGGCGGCGGCTGTGGACGTGGCGCGGGTGGAGGACGCGGTGTTGGTGGAGCAACATGGCCATGTGTTCCTGGTGGCGGCTGTGACGCAGTCCATCACCACCGGGGACACGCACCACGTCGAG CTGTACTCCGTGGACATCGCCAAGGGTGAAGTGTCATGGCACGACTCGATTCAGCTCTCGACGCCCGCTTCGGTGACAGCCCTCCACGCCGGCAGGGAGGCTTCCGGGTCTGCTGTGGTCCTGGCCGTGCAAGAGGACAGGTTCCCCGTCGTCTACACTATATTGG GCGAGAGACTACGCCAGATGACGGAGCTGAGCACGCCTCGAGTCCGCTGGTCGCTCTTCATAAACGTTCCTGGTCCAGCGTTCCCCGCCGTTCCGAGGCATTACCTTCTCCTGGGCCAAGAGGGCAACGCGACCGTCTTGGCGCGCCTGGAGATGCTGGGCAGGGCGGTTCCCAAGCATGACCTGACTTGTGACCTGAGCTCTTTAACGGACCTCGAGAGCTTTTCGAACTTGGACGCGATCAGAAGTTTGTAA